A portion of the Equus quagga isolate Etosha38 chromosome 17, UCLA_HA_Equagga_1.0, whole genome shotgun sequence genome contains these proteins:
- the LOC124228533 gene encoding olfactory receptor 5D13-like, with translation MLTCLLQNLLLVSLNQLSYFVHRNQENQSAEVTFILLGFSEYPGLQVPLFLLFLTIYTVTVLGNLGMIVIIKINPKLHTPMYFFLSYLSFVDFWYSTVVTPKLLENLVVEDRTISFTGCIMQFFFACIFVVTETFMLVVMAYDRFVAVCNPLLYTVVMSQKLCSLLVAAPYFWGTVCSLTLTYFLLELSFIGKNIINNFVCQHAAIISVSCSDPYVSQETILVSATFNKISSLLIILTSYVFIFITVRKVPSTEGRHKAFSTCASHLTAITIFHGTILFLYCVPNSKSSWLMVKVASVFYTVVMPILNPLIYSFRNKDVKETLRKSISTKLLCH, from the coding sequence ATGTTAACCTGCCTTCTCCAAAATTTGCTTCTCGTTTCTCTGAATCAGCTTTCCTATTTTGTCCACAGGAACCAAGAAAACCAGAGTGCTGAAGtcactttcattctcttgggCTTCTCAGAATATCCAGGACTCCAGGTGCCTCTGTTCCTGTTATTCTTAACCATCTACACAGTGACTGTGCTGGGGAACCTGGGCATGATTGTGATTATCAAGATCAATCCCAaactccacacccccatgtacttttttctcagcTACTTATCCTTTGTTGATTTCTGGTATTCTACTGTAGTTACACCCAAACTACTAGAAAATTTGGTTGTGGAAGACAGAACCATCTCTTTCACAGGATGCATCATGCAATTCTTCTTTGCATGCATATTTGTGGTGACAGAAACATTCATGTTGGTGGTCATGGCGTATGACAGATTTGTGGCAGTTTGTAACCCTCTTCTCTACACAGTTGTAATGTCGCAGAAGCTTTGTTCCTTACTGGTGGCAGCACCATACTTTTGGGGTACAGTCTGTTCCCTGACCCTTACCTACTTTCTATTGGAATTATCCTTCATAggaaagaatattataaataactttgTCTGTCAGCATGCCGCCATTATCTCTGTGTCTTGCTCTGACCCCTACGTAAGCCAGGAGACCATTTTAGTATCTGCAACATTCAATAAAATAAGCAGTCTATTGATCATTCTTACTTCctatgtttttatctttatcactGTCAGGAAAGTGCCTTCCACCGAGGGGCGCCACAAAGCCTTCTCCACATGTGCCTCCCACCTGACAGCCATTACCATTTTCCACGGGACCATCCTATTTCTCTACTGTGTTCCTAACTCCAAAAGTTCATGGCTCATGGTCAAGGTAGCCTCTGTCTTTTACACAGTGGTCATGCCCATACTGAACCCACTGATCTACAGCTTCAGGAACAAAGACGTGAAGGAGACCCTCAGGAAGTCAATCAGTACCAAATTATTATGTCATTAA